The following proteins are encoded in a genomic region of Cryptococcus gattii WM276 chromosome I, complete sequence:
- a CDS encoding dolichyl-diphosphooligosaccharide--protein glycosyltransferase 48 kDa subunit precursor, putative (Similar to TIGR gene model, INSD accession AAW45832.1) yields MRVSSMLLMPFVALFGLVSARSATGDRVLVVLESAVTKDDYSQFWDSLQQRGFELTFKEPKSKDAELVKFGEAQYDHLIMFAPTAKSFSPSISPKTILDSQFKGLNTLYILSPQLSEVQREHLREYDLEFIPSDLVLIDSFSHPSEESASTVLLPPTECAISNGAVLSDTTLTGGPIAYPSGTVHSAGLNPYLIDVLHAPKKSYIGQDKILTADETEVENAVGGKKSKDAVQTGKKASLVSALQTRDNARAGFVGSGEVFSNKYWGKTVETVDGKKVETGNAAFVTDFTRWIFQETGVVKVVSSTHFRKGETEPREMYTKKDDITFSLTLAQHVTSENGTSSWGPFHADDIQMDFTMLDPHIRIAMIEDKSSSPADATTYKAKFIVPDRHGVFKFVVEYWRPGWSYIRTSSTASVVPLRHDEYPRFITGAWPYYIAAISTSVTFLAFVAIWLSLGEGDRDRKGKKKAE; encoded by the exons ATGAGGGTCTCTAGCATGCTGCTTATGCCCTTTGTGGCACTTTTTGGTCTTGTCTCTGCACGATCAGCGACAGGCGACAGAGTATTGGTCGTGCTCGAGTCCGCAGTAACTAAGGATGACTATTCCCAATTCTGGGACTCATTACAAC AGCGGGGGTTTGAGCTTACATTCAAGGAGCCCAAATCCAAAGACGCCGAACTCGTCAAGTTTGGAGAAGCGCAGTATGATCATTTAATCATGTTCGCTCCTACAGCGAAGA gcttctctccctccatcTCACCCAAGACCATTCTTGATTCGCAATTCAAGGGCCTTAACACCCTCTACATTCTTTCTCCACAGCTTTCTGAAGTGCAGCGAGAGCACCTGAGAGAATACGACCTTGAATTTATCCCTTCCGACTTGGTTCTCATTGACTCCTTCTCTCATCCTTCTGAAGAAAGCGCCTCCACCGTGCTCCTGCCTCCTACAGAATGTGCTATCTCAAACGGTGCCGTTTTGTCCGACACTACTCTTACTGGTGGACCCATCGCCTACCCCTCCGGTACAGTACACTCTGCGGGTTTGAACCCTTACCTTATTGATGTTCTTCACGCTCCTAAAAAGTCATACATTGGACAAGACAAAATTCTCACTGCCGATGAAACTGAAGTAGAGAATGCTGTGGgtggaaagaagagcaaggaTGCTGTGCAGACGGGCAAGAAGGCTAGTCTGGTCAGCGCTTTGCAGACCAGAGATAACGCCAGGGCTGGTTTTGTGGGTAGCGGCGAAGTGTTTAGTAATAAGTATTGGGGCAAAACTGTCGAGACCGTTGATGGCAAGAA AGTCGAAACTGGTAACGCCGCCTTCGTTACCGATTTTACCAGGTGGATTTTTCAAGAGACGGGGGTCGTCAAGGTTGTCTCCAGTACTCATTTCCGAAAGGGCGAGACTGAACCTCGAGAGATGTATACTAAGAAGGATGACATC ACCTTTTCTCTTACTCTTGCTCAACATGTCACCAGCGAAAACGGCACTTCTTCATGGGGTCCCTTCCACGCCGATGACATCCAAATGGACTTCACCATGCTTGATCCTCATATTCGCATTGCAATGATTGAAGACAAGTCTTCTAGCCCTGCCGATGCCACAACATACAAGGCAAAATTCATCGTCCCTGACAGACATGGTGTGTTCAAGTTTGTCGTTGAGTACTGGCGTCCTGG ATGGAGTTACATCCGAACATCTTCTACCGCTTCTGTTGTCCCCTTGCGACATGACGAGTACCCACGATTCATCACTGGCGCTTGGCCTTATTACATCGCTGCTATCAGCACAAGCGTGACGTTTTTAGCGTTCGTTGCCATTTGGTTGTCCTTGGGAGAGGGGGATAGAGAcaggaaaggaaagaagaaggccgAATAG
- a CDS encoding poly(A)+ mRNA-nucleus export-related protein, putative (Similar to TIGR gene model, INSD accession AAW45834.1), with product MRFGVVSSDSESDSDILSVDYSFSSDEESVDGFQWISTHPNPSLGRDIRAALDSSDEEVFDSEDEVEILELSGKSASGGKNAGKARALSPWNAFSTPHSSKNKGKSAISSSLWRHSPLARSLTGRKVSSSKATLEEVLKDEPDVFETWVKKTEEEAWRDGQYRAAKQQSHVRSIATNARAKIVSIQESQLSQEAEEIRQLLEGLALRHDKQEEELRKAFKEREESLWKDIDEVIRSVEKREAEAAAKAARAAQAEAKKRQEEEDARIAERDRVARVQKAEIERRAKESALKEQQAKAVKEAEERRLEEEKRAKEEKEKASKRITDKRGEAGATWSAYTEKQSYMKSEVIEKVKGDRPTMTNLNKGKRMIIRWLGQALNTRESVVKITTDIHDLLIQQLPSPPSPSSPIQFTPDIPKAYAYLLSHVSKVLITQAQSEITSKPTSAFPLAKVVVGLMLRGHAALGDILFARLVKKCPWVVPFYPAPQADQNREEYEKSTGRGVDESQHEYISRMSSICTLYFAILQTPLTPLIPTLPSAPTPEELDKLVPKPMRLTYAWTWLALALRDPMPASPPVATLLTTWIEIALAEVIRIYGKGQTDKLRECVEREGIQGGKIKGDGGMSRDKLAFVLEKWRSGEDLAMKGRDWTM from the exons ATGAGGTTTGGAGTGGTATCCTCTGATTCCGAGTCGGACTCAGATATTCTATCTGTCGATTACTCTTTCTCTTCGGACGAAGAATCTGTGGACGGCTTTCAGTG GATATCTACACACCCAAATCCATCGTTAGGGAGAGATATTCGCGCTGCACTAGATTCTagtgatgaagaagtaTTTGACTCCGAGGATGAGGTGGAGATTTTGGAGCTGAGCGGGAAAAGCGCTAGTGGGGGAAAGAACGCAGGCAAGGCAAGGGCTCTGTCCCCTTGGAATGCTTTTTCAAC CCCTCACTCGTCGAAGAACAAGGGGAAAAGCGCAATTTCGTCTTCATTATGGCGGCATTCGCCCTTAGCCCGCTCATTAACCGGAAGGAAAGTATCCAGCAGCAAAGCTACTTTGGAAGAAGTGTTGAAGGATGAACCAGATGTGTTTGAAACTTGGGTCAAGAAGACCGAAGAGGAGGCTTGG AGAGATGGTCAATACCGCGCTGCGAAACAGCAGTCACATGTTCGCTCTATAGCCACCAACGCTCGTGCCAAAATTGTATCAATTCAGGAATCACAACTTTCACAGGAAGCGGAGGAGATACGACAGCTTTTGGAAGGGTTAGCATTAAGGCATGACaaacaagaagaagagctcCGGAAAGCTTTTAAGGAGCGCGAAGAATCTCTTTGGAAG GACATCGATGAAGTGATTCGATCGGTTGAAAAGCGGGAAGCCGAAGCTGCAGCGAAAGCGGCCAGGGCAGCCCAAGCTGAGGCAAAGAAAAGAcaagaggaggaagatgcCAGGATAGCAGAAAGGGATCGAGTGGCGCGTGTGCAAAAAGCTGAAATTGAACGCCGTGCAAAGGAATCGGCTTTAAAGGAACAACAAGCGAAGGCTGTTAAGGAAGCCGAAGAGCGCAGAttagaagaagaaaagagagcaaaggaggaaaaggaaaaagcTTCAAAGAGGATTACTGATAAGAGAGGAGAAGCTGGAGCTACGTGGAGTGCGTACACCGAAAAACAGAGCTATATGAAGAGCGAGGTGATTGAAAAGGTCAAGGGAGATAGACCAACGATGACAAACTTGAATaaggggaagaggatgatTATCAGGTGGCTGGGTCAAGCCCTGAATACAAGAGAATCTGTTGTGAAGATT ACAACCGACATCCATGATCTCCTTATCCAACAACTTCCTTCACCACCTTCCCCATCTTCGCCTATTCAATTCACTCCAGACATCCCCAAAGCATATGCCTATCTCCTCTCGCACGTTTCCAAAGTACTTATCACTCAAGCTCAGTCGGAAATCACTTCCAAACCAACATCTGCCTTCCCTCTGGCAAAGGTAGTGGTGGGTTTGATGTTGAGAGGTCACGCGGCCTTAGGCGACATTTTATTTGCTAGACTCGTAAAAAAATGCCCCTGGGTGGTCCCATTCTACCCCGCTCCTCAAGCT GATCAAAATCGTGAGGAGTACGAAAAGTCAACTGGGCGGGGTGTCGACGAGTCACAACACGAATACATCTCTCGAATGTCCAGCATTTGCACTTTATATTTTGCCATTCTTCAAACTCCTCTTACACCGCTCATCCCTACTTTACCTTCTGCACCTACCCCCGAAGAACTTGACAAACTCGTCCCTAAGCCTATGCGACTCACTTATGCTTGGACATGGCTTGCTCTTGCCCTTCGCGACCCTATGCCAGCTTCTCCTCCAGTTGCGACTCTGCTTACGACGTGGATCGAAATTGCCTTGGCTGAAGTCATCCGTATCTACGGTAAAGGTCAGACAGATAAACTTAGAGAATGTGTGGAGAGGGAGGGGATACAGGGGGGGAAAATCAAGGGCGATGGAGGAATGTCCCGGGACAAGCTGGCCTTCGTGTTAGAAAAGTGGAGGAGTGGGGAGGATTTGGCGATGAAAGGGAGAGACTGGACAATGTGA
- a CDS encoding mannose-6-phosphateisomerase, putative (Similar to TIGR gene model, INSD accession AAW45833.1): protein MSSSNVPKIERLSCVPNDYPWGEIGNDSLAARLASKNGAISFDLKPEQAYAELWMGTHPNNPAHLFLSPDTLLSTHLKKNPSLLGAANRFSPPFTGAKGSGTEGQEEGHVPFLFKVLTCKQALPLQIHPDKNLAKKLHEENPEQFGDINHKPEIAICLSDRFLGFASFRPYENIVSLLKSVEETSLLPSSLQESIKSFISAPSAETLQPTWEGFIKLGDNEESIKKFSDRVLSQGPKAFDDVHIEDEDKNRLVRAVELGKKYNPGDAGLFSSLLFLNLVELKKGQGMYVGADGPHAWLEGEIVELMAISDNVLNVGFTAGDSKDDPSLVAKAVTYTPKAIKDLLLDASQYSKSQNGRTTVYSTPFEEFSIMKIAGDEVLSPLDGAGVAVVLEGEWTVEDQEGTKRGGEGADGEGGEGTIWFIGSAAETKWTAKGGKGEIWIAFYDKTAKHSDVGKK, encoded by the exons ATGTCATCTAGCAACGTACCAAAGATTGAAAGGCTTAGCTGTGTCCCTAACGATTACCCCT GGGGGGAAATCGGCAATGATAGTTTGGCTGCTCGTCTAGCCTCAAAGAACGGTGCCATCTCGTTCGACCTCAAGCCTGAACAGGCCTATGCCGAGCTGTGGATGGGTACTCACCCAAATAACCCTGCCCACTTATTTTTGTCCCCCGACACTCTCCTTTCTACCCACCTCAAAAAGAACCCTTCGTTACTCGGCGCTGCCAATCGATTTTCTCCTCCCTTCACCGGGGCAAAGGGCTCCGGCACGGAGGGGCAGGAAGAAGGACATGTGCCTTTTTTGTTCAAGGTTTTGACCTGTAAGCAAGCTCTTCCATTACAGATTCACCCCGATAAAAATTTGGCCAAGAAGTTACACGAAGAGAACCCTGAACAGTTTGGCGA TATAAACCATAAGCCGGAAATCGCTATCTGCCTATCCGACCGTTTCCTTGGATTTGCTTCCTTCCGCCCATACGAGAACATTGTTTCACTCCTCAAAAGTGTCGAAGAAacttctcttcttccctcttccctccaGGAGTCCATTAAATCATTCATTTCTGCCCCCTCCGCCGAAACTCTTCAACCTACTTGGGAAGGGTTCATTAAGCTGGGAGACAATGAGGAATCTATCAAGAAATTTTCTGATCGCGTACTTAGCCAAGGACCCAAGGCTTTCGACGATGTGCACATTGAAGACGAGGACAAGAACAGGTTGGTGCGAGCTGTTGAGTTGGGAAAAAAGTACAACCCTGGAGATGCTGGGTTGTTCTCTAGTTT GCTCTTTTTAAATCTTGTAGAGCTTAAAAAGGGTCAAGGTATGTACGTCGGCGCGGATGGCCCCCACGCTTGGCTCGAAGGTG AAATTGTCGAGCTTATGGCCATTAGCGACAATGTACTCAATGTTGGCTTCACCGCCGGCGACTCCAAGGACGACCCTTCTTTGGTTGCCAAGGCGGTAACTTATACTCCTAAAGCTATTAAGGACCTCCTGTTGGATGCCTCCCAATACTCCAAGTCTCAAAATGGAAGGACAACAGTCTATTCTACTCCTTTTGAGGAGTTCTCTATCATGAAGATTGCAGGAGATGAAGTCTTGTCTCCTCTGGATGGAGCCGGAGTCGCGGTCGTCCTCGAAGGAGAGTGGACGGTCGAAGATCAAGAAGGGACAAAGCGAGGGGGAGAGGGTGCCGATGGCGAGGGAGGCGAGGGCACTATTTGGTTTATTGGTTCTGCGGCGGAGACTAAATGGACTGCAAAGGGCGGCAAGGGCGAGATCTGGATTGCTTTCTACGACAAGACTGCTAAGCACAGCGATGTTGGAAAGAAGTAG